The genomic stretch CCGGGCCCGGGCCCAGGGCGGCGCGGGCGAGCGGCCCTCGCGGGCCAAGGGGGCCGGGCTGGAATTCGCGGATCACCGTCCCTACGCCCCCGGCGACGACATCCGCGCCCTGGACGCCCAGGTCACCGCCCGGCTGGGCACCCCGGTCGTGCGCGAGTACGTGGTGCACCAGCAGCTGCCCATCCTGGTCGTGCTGGATGCCAGCGCCAGCATGACGACCGGCATGCCCGGCAAGTTCGCGCTGGCCCAGCAGCTCGCCGCCGCCCTGGCCTACGCGGGGCTGTCGGGCGGCGACAGCGTGCAGGCCGTGACCTTCGGCACGGACATCCACACCAGCGGGCGGATGCAGGGCGTGAACCGCAGCGCGGAACTCCTCGGCTTCCTGGGACGGGCCCGGCCGGGCGGGAACATCACCCTGCACGACGCCCTGCGGCATGCGGCGGCCTCGGCTCCGCGCGGGGCGCTGGTCGTGCTGGTCAGCGATTTCCTGGCCGATACGGATCTGCAGGGCATCGCCCACGCGCACAGCCGCGCCCAGGAGGTGCTGGCCGTGCAGGTGCTCGCCCCGGATGAACTCGACCCCGCGCCGCTGGGGAGGGGGCTGACCCGCCTGGAGGAACCCGAGGGCCACGCCAGCGTGAGCGTCGTGCTGGACGACGCCTCGCTCGGCGCGTACCGCCGCGCCCTGGAGGACTGGAACGCCGCCCTGCGCGGCCAGCTCGCGCGCCACGGGGGCCGGCTGGTGCAGGTGCGTTCCGATCAGGCGGTGCAGCACCTGATCCTGCGCGACTTCCTGGCCCGGGGAATCATCCGGTGAGGGGCCGGTCTG from Deinococcus sp. AB2017081 encodes the following:
- a CDS encoding DUF58 domain-containing protein, coding for MQLPPAVQQELARRRLSTTGRARAQGGAGERPSRAKGAGLEFADHRPYAPGDDIRALDAQVTARLGTPVVREYVVHQQLPILVVLDASASMTTGMPGKFALAQQLAAALAYAGLSGGDSVQAVTFGTDIHTSGRMQGVNRSAELLGFLGRARPGGNITLHDALRHAAASAPRGALVVLVSDFLADTDLQGIAHAHSRAQEVLAVQVLAPDELDPAPLGRGLTRLEEPEGHASVSVVLDDASLGAYRRALEDWNAALRGQLARHGGRLVQVRSDQAVQHLILRDFLARGIIR